Proteins encoded in a region of the Zea mays cultivar B73 chromosome 4, Zm-B73-REFERENCE-NAM-5.0, whole genome shotgun sequence genome:
- the LOC100276823 gene encoding uncharacterized protein LOC100276823, whose product MAVAEVAIEILPQQQQQQPPPPPREPAVVPPNLSVPRVLQYLYLLSAWVACAGVAAGTVARRALGDSSPLVYGFLKVSIGALVFPALLILVFALRVLRAMLAVGFRRSLRTHAREIQIQATKIFRALTWKVLQDPIVLAWLASLLFILLLAASVLVFVGLLPMEESRRERIGYALSDVGVLGAMAMYCLIIIPSFALKIWRSK is encoded by the exons ATGGCCGTCGCCGAAGTGGCGATCGAGATTctcccgcagcagcagcagcagcagccgccgccgccgccgcgggaaCCGGCGGTAGTGCCTCCGAACCTCTCCGTGCCGAGAGTGCTCCAGTATCTGTACCTCTTGAGCGCGTGGGTCGCCTGCGCGGGCGTGGCTGCCGGGACCGTGGCGCGCCGGGCCTTGGGCGACTCTTCCCCGTTGGTCTACGGGTTCCTCAAAGTCTCGATCGGAGCCCTCGTTTTCCCCGCGCTGCTCATCCTCGTCTTCGCCCTGCGGGTCTTGCGCGCCATGCTTGCCGTGGGGTTCAGACGGTCACTCCGCACTCACGCCAGGGAGATTCAGATCCAAGCCACGAAG ATATTTAGAGCGTTAACGTGGAAGGTGCTGCAGGACCCTATTGTGCTTGCGTGGCTCGCATCTTTGCTTTTCATCCTGCTTCTTGCAGCAAGTGTTCTGGTGTTTGTGGGACTTCTACCAATGGAGGAGTCTCGCAGAGAAAGGATTGGTTATGCGCTCTCTGATGTGGGGGTATTGGGTGCAATGGCAATGTATTGCCTTATCATTATACCCAGTTTTGCGCTGAAGATCTGGAGGAGCAAGTAG